The sequence below is a genomic window from Proteus vulgaris.
ATAACGTTCATAGCAAATATCCAACTACAATTAATATCTAAAGCCCTTTTGATAGGGCTTTTCTCTGGGGAGATTTAGTAGTGCATTCTAAAAAATGGGTTTTTCGTGAATTAGTTAAAAACGAAAATTCAACTTTAACTAAAACACTAAAATAATCCACTAATATCGAAAATAATTTTCAGAATAACTTATATGCAAACAACTATCATATTTATAAATCTCAAGATATTGTTCGTTATCTCTTACTTTAGGATTTCCATAATAAACTGGAAAATCTAATTTATCGGTAAACTCTCTTAATTGTAGATACGCCTTATTCCAATCAGTAATAAGACAAAATGTCACACTACCGTTTCTAAATCCTCTATCAATAATTCCATCACCAGTGAAAAAATAGTCATCCGAAATTCTAGGTACTGATTTAATCACAGAAGATGTATTAAGATAATAAGAAAAGATATTATATTTAGTGTAGGTGTAACCTCTTTCTTTTGTATTTTTAATATCTTTTATTGCCAAAAAAATAAGAATGGTAAATAAAGTCAGTAGAAATAATGTAATCCAATATCCTTTTTTCATATTTTCTTCCTACTGTCTTGGTATTATTAATATTCTATTTGAAACCTTATCACAATAGTTCTATAAATACTGAAATACCGTGACTTTTTGTGCTTAAACAGAATTGTATCCTCTAAATGCATTGAACGATAACAACCAAGAATATAAATTCTATCAAAACACATATCTCATTAATTGGATGTAATATCACTAAATTTATATGAAAAATAAAATACTCGTTAGTGCTTGCCTGATGGGATTTAAGGTTCGTTATAACGACACAGAAAAAGCACAATTAAATACAGTATTTGAACAGTGGCAACAAGAGCAACGATTAGTGATCCACTGCCCTGAACTTGCAGCTGGGTTGCCAACACCTAGAGCCTCGGCTGAAATATTGGAAGCTGATGGTTATCAAGTTATGCAAAATAGCGCAAAAGTGATTGAAAACACGGGTAACGATGTGACAGCCCATTACCAACTTGCAGCATGGCTTGCTTTGCGCACAGCTTTAGATTCTAACTGTATCGTTGCCCTATTAACCGATAAAAGCCCAACCTGTGGTAGCCAATATATCTATGATGGCAATTTCTCTGGTGTGACAAAGCAAGGTGAAGGTGTTGCAACAACCTTATTACGTCAACATGGTATAAAGGTATTTTCTGAAAATCAGTTGGATGAATTAATTGATTGGGTAGAAAACTGGGGTAAAGAAAATATTATTTTATGATAAAAATCTGAATAGCTGATAGCTTAATCAAATAATCATTTGAAAAACATTAACTTATACTTATCGGATACGGATCATCATCCATCGTTTCAAACAGACTCTGCAAAATGGAGCCTTCCATTCTTACTAATCTCCAATTAGCTCATATTATTCTTAATTAACACTCCTATTTCGTCATTAACAAACAAAAATACTGCTAAAGACTAATGTAATTTATCTAATTATTTGATTTAGGTAAAACGGTTTAAATCTTTTAATAAATAAAAATTGATAGATAATGACTATTAATAATCTATTTTTGATCGCTCATATCGATCTTTAAGTGTTTTTACGGTAATCTCTTTTAAAAAGAGGGATTAATATGAGTTCAATTAATATTGTTGTAGGTCAGAGAATTAAACAGAAAAGAAAGCAATTAAAAATAACAGGTATCGAGATGGCAAGAAGGCTTGGCATCAGTCAGCAGCACTATTCGCGTTTGGAAAATGGGCATCTTAAGATAACAGTCGATCAGCTTATTGCTATTGCTTTAATATTGAGAATATCGCCACAAAGTTTGTTGATTACACCCGAAATAATGTCACCAATGCTAAATGCTTGGGCTGAAACAACTTTGTCATCAAATGAAATTGTTATATCAAGAAATAAGAAGCGCCGTAATCTTAGATAAAAATACAATAATATTGTTTAGCGCTATCTGATTTAATATTTAAACTATTTTAGTTAAAAAACATCGCAATTTTTCATCTTCTTGTATTTAAATAAAACATCATCTATTTATAAAATCAATCGCTTGATTTATTGTTAAAATAAATAATCAATTGTTAATATCTTTCGGAATTGAATATTTTAATCGAAGTTCTGGAGCGCTAGATAATTTTCGATTAGATCCTTCCATCAAATAAGCCGCTATTTCTTCTGATGATAAATCATCGACTTCTTCAATATTAAAATACTCATCAGGCCAATAAATAAGATCTGAAGAAAAGGATTTGAAGTTTACTTTGAGTAACTGCATTGCATAGGATTGTTCAGATTCACTGCCTTCAGCTAAACATATAAAATCAACAATATTAATTAACTCTTCATAAGTCAGATCATCCAGATATTTCACCTGATTAAATGCTATTTTTGTAAACTCTTTTGCGCTTGTCCAAGAATTATAATCACGAAAATCTGAAAACTCACAAGGTGTTACTACTTGTGCGTTCCAATTTATCATCATGGTTTTAATATCAGGATCATCTTCAGTTCCGCCATTATCGATTTTATTAGTTATCTTCCGTAGTAAATCGATCAACTCATTGAGTTTAGCTTTACTTATTTTTATTGGTTTCAATCTGTTAGGTAAAGGCATATTTTATTCCGTTTATACTGTTTTTATTAAATCCGTATGTTATTGAATATAATTAAATAATTGATTTTTTTAGAGAATATTAAGGTTACTAGTATCATGTTTAATTAACAGCTCTAATTAACACACTTTATCAAATCACCTACTAATTGAAAGTTAGGGTTTGAAGTTATCGTAACTCTAATAGAAGTATCCATACGAGATGTGATGACAGCCTGAGTATATTTGACTCCGTTGATATTAATATCTGCTATTTGACCGATATTTTTAACAGAAAAACCACTCAACCCAGTATTATTTTTAAGTCTAATTCCCAAGGAATCGTTTTCTTGTATATGAGTGTCAATTTCTGCTGACTCTATATTTTTACATGCTATAGAAAGCTCATCTTTACTAGTTTTGAAAGATAAACAAATATCATCAGGCTTGCATTGATTAGCAGCCATTGCGAATGTTGAAAATAAGAGTGAAAAAATAGCTAGTAATTTCATTTTTGAAGATCACCTTGTGATTTTTTATAAAATTCATCCCTTATTTCAGCAGTAATTAAACTAGATGATTTACGGTAACTATATACGAAAAAAGATCGCACATGGCGACCTTTAAGATTTATTGGCTAATTTAACTCAGTTTTTTGTTCAGCATATAAATACAGTCATCAAACATAACTCCGCCAATCGTGTAATTATCCTTAATGATCTCTTTAAGGGTAAATCCATTTTTTTCCAGAACGCGTACTGATGCATTGTTTCCGCTTGTGATCACGGCCTGATAGCGCGAAATAGCAGATAGTTCGGGTAGTGATAATAAGGCAGATAATGAATCAGTAGCCAAAGACATACCAGAAAATTCACTCGCGATTATGTATCCCACCTCGGCTACAGGTTCAACATTATCAAGAATTACTAAGCCGGTTAACCCCATTGGGAGCCCGTCAACTTTTCTACGGATCACAAAGCATAACCAATGAGAAGACTCTATATTCCATTCTGGCAGGCGACTATCAAAGGCATCTTTAATTTGCTGTTCATTTAGTGGATCAGAAATAAACCTCATTATCCCAGCATCTGCATATAACTTTCTGAAAAAATCCCAATCATTTTCAGTTATTTTGGTTAAGGTAAACACCATGATTTTCCTGTAAGGTTTTTATAATATTAATGTAGTCCTATTTTATTAAATTATTAATATCTGAGTTAATAATTAGTTGTACAACACAACAAACAAAAATGACACCACAAATTAGAAAAATACAAGTTGATTCAATCTGGTGTTCCGCTAATAGCATTACAAGAAATGGGAGGCTGGGAAAATATCGAAATGGTTAGAAGATATGCTCATCTAGCGCCTAATCATTTAACTGAACATGCAAAGCAAATAGACAGTATTTTTGGCACTTGCGTCCCAAATACGTCCCACTTAAGAAAAGTAGAGAATTTAAAATGAGTGTAAGTGTTTGATTTTAAATGGTACGCCCTACAGGATTCGAACCTGTGACCTACGGCTTAGAAGGCCGTTGCTCTATCCAACTGAGCTAAGGGCGCCTAGAAGAGATTAGACGTCAGCAATCACTGCTGATAACGGGTGTGAATTATACGTTCAACATTCTGAGAGTCAACGCTTTTTCAACGATATCAAACTATATGGTTAAAATATGGCAAGTATTCGACTGACAGATTGCTCTTGATCTGACAAAATAGACCAATACCGTAATTGAATAATTTGGATGTATAGATGTCAGCAAGAATTATAGATGGGAAATCGATTGCGCAGACCATCAGAAGCGAAGTTGCAGAAAAAGTAAAACAACGTATTAATGCAGGAAAACGAGCGCCTGGTTTAGCTGTTATTTTAGTGGGTGATAACCCAGCATCACAGATTTATGTTGGAAGTAAACGCCGCGCTTGTGAAGAAGTAGGCTTTATTTCTCGCTCTTATGATTTACCAGATACTACCAGTGAAGCTGATTTATTAAATCTCATCGACCAGCTTAATGCAGACAACACCATTGATGGTATCCTCGTTCAGCTCCCTTTACCTGCCGGAATTGATAATGTTAAGGTTTTAGAACGCATTCATCCTGATAAAGATGTGGATGGCTTTCACCCTTATAATATCGGCCGCCTATGCCAACGAGCACCTAAATTACGCCCTTGCACACCTCGTGGTATTGTCACACTACTAGAGCGTTGTAATATTCCTATGAATGGCTTAAATGCCGTTATTATTGGTGCATCAAACATTGTTGGTCGCCCAATGAGCTTAGAACTATTACTTGCGGGTTGTACAACAACAGTTACTCACCGTTTTACTAAAGATCTGCGCTTTCATGTTGAGCATGCGGATTTAGTTGTTGTGGCGGTAGGTAAACCTAACTTTATTCCTGGTGAGTGGATTAAACCGGGTGCAATCGTGATTGATGTCGGTATAAACCGTCTCGAAAGTGGTAAAGTTGTCGGAGATGTTGATTTTGAGGCAGCATCTCAACGTGCAGGCTGGATTTCTCCTGTCCCTGGTGGTGTAGGTCCAATGACAGTCGCCACACTTATTCAAAATACTTTGCAAGCATGCGAAGAGTACCACGACCCTGAAACAGGAAATAATTAATCGATGGAAACATTTCAATTAGATGGGCACGACTATGTCGAGCTTTGTGATTTATTAAAACTTCAAGGTTGGACTGAAAGCGGAGCCTCTGCTAAAAGTGTCATTGCTGAAGGTTTAGTGAGCGTTGACGGTGAAATTGAAACCCGTAAACGCTGTAAAATTGTTGCTGGAAAAGTGGTCACCTATGGTGAGTTTTCCGTTAGCGTTAGCAAATAATCAGCAAATTAATTAATATTGAAAAAGCGTCGCTATCTTAGCCTCGCTTTTTTTCTTTTTAATCCTTTTTTACCTTTAATCCACATTTTCTCCTTCTTTTTTCTTATTTAGTCATATTCTAAAAAGACAAATCAACATAACTCATTGAATTAAAATAAAACCATAGAAATTAATTTAATATATTTAAATTTAGATCATCATTTTTAAGCCCATCTATGGTTATAATTACCTGTCACTGTTCAGCAAATTGTACATTTTATAAAAAAATAGATAAAAAGAAGTGCTATAAGTTATTATTTTATATATGGATAACACTTTTTAACCATTACTGTAAAACTTCAGCAACAACCCTTTTTATTGATACTTTTATCCGTTTATTCATGTTTAAATGCCCATAAATGTGATTTAGATCTAATTTATTTCTACTTTCATTAGGCAAAAGAACATTGTTTGTACTAAATTACAGGTTATAATTTGAAACGATTCAGCTCAATGATACTATTTTAGTTGTTATTTTGTGATATTTAAGCCTTTCTTGCCCTTTATCTAACAGGAGATTTTATGCTCGGCTTACCCACTCAAGGTATCTCTATCTTTGCTAAATCACAGCAAAAATCGATGCCTGTTCTTTTATTTAAGGTAAGGAACTAGCATGAAACGCAGAGTAGCAACCATCACACTTAACCCTGCATATGATCTTGTCGGTTTAAGTAATCCCATTGAACTTGGTGAAGTTAATCGTGTTAAAACGGCTGGCTTCCATGCTGCGGGTAAAGGCATCAATGTGGCTAAGGTTTTAAAAAGCCTTGGCGTTGATGTTACTGTTGGCGGTTTTTTAGGCAAAGAAAACCAAGATGGATTTCAAAAAGAGTTTAGTGACTCCGGTATCGCGAACCGTTTTCAAATGGTTGAAGGCCGTACTCGAATTAATGTCAAACTCACAGAGCCCAATGGCAAAGTGACTGACTTCAATTTCTCTGGTTTTGAAATTACAAAACAAGACTGGACTCGCTTTGTTAACGACACGCTAAGTTGGGCGGGTCAATTTGATATGATTTGTGTCAGCGGTAGTGTTCCTCCGAGTGTTGATCTCAATGATTTCACTGCATGGATGACACGCTTACGTGGCGAATGTATGTGCTTGATCTTCGACAGTAGCAGAGATGCTTTTGTCGCAGGATTAAAAGCCTCCCCTTGGTTGGTTAAACCCAATCATCATGAATTAGAGATTTGGGCTGGCAGACCTTTACCTGAGCTTTCTGATGTTGTACAAGCGGCACAAACATTGCGTCAGCAAGGTATTGCTCATGTTGTTATTTCATTAGGTGAACAAGGTGCTATGTGGGTAAATGCATCTGGTGCATGGATGGCAAAACCGCCTAAGTGTGATGTTGTAAGTACGGTTGGTGCTGGAGATTCAATGGTAGGTGGTTTAATTTATGGCTTAATGATGCGACAAACCAGTGAGCACACCTTACGTCTTGCTACTGCTGTTTCTGCACTTGCTGTAAGCCAAACTAATGTTGGTATTCACGATCGTGAACAATTAGCAAAAATGATGGCAGAAGTAGAATTAACCCCTCTAAAATTATAAGTAATAACACCCAGTGGTAAATTGAATAATATTAAGTAGAATTACCACTGCCTTCATTAAATATATTAACGCTATGTTATGAAAACTCTAAAATAGAATCTCTTTAATTGATTAATATTTGTTTATTATTAAATCAAACTTTATTTTTTCTATTTATTCGATAAACTTCACTTTAATAAAAATTAATAAAGATATTCTAAAGCCAATAAAAACTTATTTCTGTTTTTAGGAGAAGTTATGGAAAGGCCCATAGTACTTTTATGGATCCAAGTTATTTCGGTATTATTTTTAGGTGTCAGTTTATTTATATTAGTTGCCGGGGCACCAATTTATTTATTAGCAATGGCAATGGGTGGCGGTCAAACAATGCTTGTGGGTTTGTTCATCATGCTGTGTCTAATTATAACGATGATAATGCAAGTTACAGCATGGATAAAACTCGCTAGAAACAGTAAAAATGCTTACTCTTTTTTGAAAATCTCATGGGTATGTTTATCTATTTCACTCTTTTTTATACTTAGTATTTCGATGTCATTGACAAATATGTCAGAAATTGGCTTTGTTGTTTTTTCTATTATCGTTATCTTAACGCATCGGCTTTTTTTCTCTGAAAATGTGATTTCTTATTTTGAAGATAAACAAAAAGATAGCGAAAGAGAAACCAGTATTATTAGTCAATAAAATAATCATCAGACAAAAAAATATCGGATATTAAATATCCGATATTTTTATATTAAACACGTATTAAGTGTAATTACTCAATCATTGTATTAATTATTACGACGCCAAACTGTTCCTTGAGGACCATCTTCTAAAACAATTCCCATCGCTGTTAATGCATCACGAGCAACATCAGCCGCAGCCCAATCTTTGTTTTTACGAGCATCGTTACGCTGTTGAATTAATGATTCAATTTTTTCAACTTCACCAGCATCATCCGCTTTAGCGCCACTTTGTAAGAAGTACTCTGGCTCTTGCTCTAATAAGCCTAATACCTTAGCAAGTTTACGTAACACTGCCGCTAAGCCATTCGCTGCATTCATATCAACTGATTTGAGGCGATTCACTTCACGCGCTAAATCAAACAAAACTGAATAAGCTTCTGGTGTATTGAAATCATCGTTCATTGCATCAATAAATTGCGCTTCAAACGCTTCGCCACCCGCAGGCTGTGCATTCGCATCAGTTCCACGTAATGAAGTATAGAGGCGCTCTAATGCAGTGCGAGCCTGTTTTAAGTTTTCTTCAGTGTAGTTAAGTTGACTACGATAATGGCCTGATAATAAGAAGTAACGCACGGTTTCAGCATCGTAATAAGCCAATACATCACGAATAGTAAAAAAGTTATTAAGTGATTTAGACATTTTTTCTTTGTCTACCATCACCATACCCGAGTGCATCCAGTAATTAACGTAAGGACCATCATGGGCACAAGTTGATTGTGCAATCTCATTTTCATGATGAGGGAACATTAAGTCTGAACCACCACCATGAATATCAAAATGATGTCCTAATTCTTTACCATTCATCGCAGAACATTCGATATGCCAACCCGGACGACCTTCTCCCCAAGGAGACTCCCAGCTTGGTTCACCCGGTTTAGACATTTTCCATAAGACGAAATCCATTGGATTACGTTTTACGTTAGCCACTTCAACACGAGCACCGGCTTGTAGTTGCTCTAAATCTTGGCGAGAAAGTAAGCCATAATCAGGATCGGTATCAATCGCAAACATTACATCGCCATTGTCGGCAACGTAAGCATGTCCACGTTTAATTAACGCTTCTGTTAATTCAATAATTTCAGCAATATGGTGTGTTGCACGCGGCTCTGAATCAGGGCGAGCAATATTTAATGCATCAAAATCTTTATGCATTTCAGCTAACATACGAGTCGTTAATTGCTCACATGTTTCATTATTTTCAATCGCACGTTTGATGATTTTATCATCCACATCCGTTACGTTACGAACATAGTTAACATCGTATCCTAAGTAACGCAGATAACGGGTTATGGCGTCAAAAGCCACAAATGTACGTCCATGACCAATATGGCATAAGTCATAAATAGTGATGCCACACACGTACATACCTATTTTTCCTGCATGGATAGGTTTAAATTCTTCTTTTTGGCGAGTGAGAGTATTAAAGATCTTTAGCATCAGTGGACGTTCCCGTTTTCAACTGTACGTGTTTATTACGTTTTTATATAAAAGAAAATAACAACTACTATAGCATGATATTAATAAGGATATTGGATCTTGCAGTCAAAGCAAACGCAAGATTAGAGCTTTTATCTTACTCTGCTTAACGCTTATTTTCACTGTTCAATCGTTGATAGTGAACAATCAAACTTCTATTATTTGGCTAAATTTTGGCGAAAAGTGTTTTTTCTTTCTATTACTGATTTATTTGGCTAAATTTTGGCGAAAAGTGTTTTTTCTTTCTATTACTGATTTATTTGGCAAGAAAAAGTAGAGCGAGAAAAAGATGCATACTGACTAAATTAGGCAACTGTGATATAAAAACGGGACTGTTGTTTATGCCCAAATCTGGGTAAAGCTAAAATTATATTAGGATCTGAATATGGTTACTTTTCATACCAATTACGGCGATATCGTGATTAATACATTTGCAGACAAAGCACCTGCAACCGTAGAAAATTTTTTAGACTACTGTAAAGAAGGATTCTACGATAACACTATTTTCCACCGTGTCATCAATGGTTTTATGATCCAAGGTGGTGGCTTTGAACCAGGTATGAACCAAAAAGCGACCAAAGCACCTGTAAGAAACGAAGCAAACAATGGCCTAGCAAACAACCGTGGTACATTAGCAATGGCTCGTACAAACGATCCTCATTCTGCTACTGCTCAATTCTTTATCAACGTTGCAGACAACGATTTCTTAAACTTCCGTGCTGAAAATGCAAATGGTTGGGGATATTGTGTCTTTGCTGAAGTTGTTGAAGGCATGGACGTTGTTGATAAAATTAAAGCGGTTTCCACTGGTCGTAGCGGTTTCCACCAAGATGTTCCTCGTGAAGATATCGTCATTAAAAGTGTAACGGTTAGCGAATAAGCCTCACTTTTTATGTGTACGCTTTTTATTGCAGACCTGCATTTAAGTGAACATGAACCGGCAATCACTGCCGGTTTTCTTCGCTTTTTAAAAGAACAAGCTATTCATGCAAAAGCACTTTATATCTTAGGTGATTTTTTTGATTTTTGGATAGGTGACGATGATCCTAATCCTTTGCATCAACAAATAGCTCAAGCTCTGATGACGCTAAAAAATGCAGGAGTACCTTGTTATTTTATTCATGGAAACCGTGATTTTTTAATTGGCTCTCGTTTTGCAAAAGAGAGTGGTATCACCTTACTTCCACAAGAAAAAGTGCTCGAAATTGAGAAGCATCGCATCCTAATTTTGCACGGTGATACACTTTGTACAGATGATGAAGCGTATCAACGTTACCGTAAAAAAGTGCATAATAAATTTATTCAGCGCTTATTCTCACTACTGCCTTTATTTATTCGACTGCGTATCGCTGACAAAATGCGTTCGCGTAGCCAGCACGAAAATCAGTATAAGTCTGATGCCATTATGGATGTTAACCCACAGGCTGTGATTGATACTTTTAAGCATTTCAATACAGAATGGATGATCCACGGTCATACTCATCGTCCAGCAATTCACACTGTTAATATTGATGATAAAATACATTATCGTGGTGTATTAGGTGCTTGGCATACTGAAGGTTCTATGTTTAAAGTGACAGCTGAAAAAATAGAACTTATTCATTTCCCCTTCTAAGTTGTTTTGCTTATTTTCTTCATAAAAAGGCTGTTTTTTCTTTACGCAAACGTTTTCCTATGCGTGTTAGCGTGATACTATCATGCTCAGTTTATTAGGCTATATCCGTTTATGCTTACAGGAGCAGTTAAGTAATGTCTTCTCAAGTTGGTCTAAATACCTCTTCCGCTCGTATCGCTATTGTAATGGGCTCTAAAAGCGACTGGGCAACAATGTCTCATGCCGCTGATGTACTAGACGCACTACAACTTCCTTATCATGTTGAGATTGTCTCTGCACACCGTACCCCTGATAAGCTATTTAGCTTTGCAGAACAAGCCAAAAGTAATGGCTTTGATGTCATTATTGCAGGAGCAGGTGGTGCTGCCCATTTACCGGGTATGCTCGCAGCAAAAACGCTCGTCCCAGTATTAGGAGTTCCTGTTCAAAGTGCTGCATTAAGCGGTGTTGATAGCCTTTACTCTATTGTGCAAATGCCGAAAGGTATTCCTGTGGGAACATTAGCGATTGGTAAAGCAGGTGCCGCCAATGCCGCTTTATTAGCCGCTCAAATTTTAGCATTACACTCCCCTACTATTTTTGAAGCACTAACAGCATGGCGTACAGCACAAACTGATGATGTCTTAAATAACCCTGATCCAAGGGAGGCACTATGAAGCCAGTTTGTGTTCTTGGAAATGGTCAATTAGGACGAATGCTAAGACAAGCCGGTGAGCCTTTAGGAATTGCAGTTTACCCAGTCGGATTAGATGCAGAGCCTGAAGCCGTTCCCTATCAAAAAAGTATAATCACAGCTGAAATTGAGCGCTGGCCTGAAACCGCTCTCACCAAAGAATTAGAGCGTCATACTAACTTTGTAAACCGTGATATTTTCCCATTGCTTGCCGATAGATTGCCTCAAAAACAACTTCTTGATGAACTAGGTTTAGCAACAGCACCTTGGCAACCATTAACGTCACCAACACAATGGCCTGATATCTTCGCTCAATTGGGTGACTTTATTATTGTGAAGCGCCGAGTTGGTGGTTATGACGGTCGTGGTCAATGGCGTATTCATCCTGGAGAAGAACAACAGTTACCTGCTGAAATTTATGGTGAATGCATTGTTGAGCAAGGTATTCCCTTTTTAGGTGAAGTTTCATTAGTGGGTGCAAGAGATAGCAATGGAAACTGTGTTTTCTACCCTTTGACTCACAACCTGCATCAAGATGGCATTTTACGCATGAGTGTCGCCTTACCAACACCTGCGTCAAAACTACAACAATCAGCGGAAAAAATGCTGACTGCCATCCTTAATAAGCTCAATTATGTGGGTGTAATGGCGATGGAGTGCTTTATCGTTGGTGATAAATTACTTATTAACGAATTAGCCCCTCGAGTTCATAACAGTGGCCATTGGACACAAAATGGTGCCTCAATTAGCCAGTTTGAGTTACATCTGCGTGCAATTTTAGATTTACCTATGCCAAAACCTGAGGTTTGCCAACCGGCGGTAATGGTTAATTTGATTGGCACTGATGTCAACCCTCAATGGCTTTCATTACCATTAGTTCATTTACATTGGTATGAAAAAGAAGTTCGCCCTGTCCGCAAAGTGGGCCATCTCAATCTTGTACATAGCGATAATCAACCACTGAAAGAGACCCTCAAATCATTAAGCTTGATGCTTGATGATGCCTATCAGTACCCTATCAAATGGGCTTTAGAAAAATTAAGCTAGCAGTCCGACTCATAAAGTTAGAGAATAATAGCCTTTAAACGAACAGACCTTAGATAACAAGGTCTGTTATTCGCTATTTTCTCCTGATTATTCAGGTTACTGCACCCATTTGATGGAGTCAGGATGCAAGCCACGCAACAGATTTTTGGTCCCGTTTATCAGTGGAGTATGCTGATATTATTGGGCTTTGTGTATTTTTTAGCTACCGCAACCACATTTACTTCTTTAGGTGTTGTTCTCCCTAGTATGATAAACGAGCTAGAGTGGAACTGGACTCAAGCAGGCCTCGGCTTTACGTTATTAGGATTAACCTGTGGTCTTGCGAGTTTTTTACCTACATTGCTGATCCGTAAATTAAGCGTTCGTCTTACATTACTTATTGGATTGATTATTTTTGTCAGTGGTTTCTATTTTCTTTATGAAACATACACTATTTCGCGTTATTTTCTCGGTACTGCACTGTTAGGTATTGGATTTACGCTACTGGCTACCGTACCCGGTACTTATGTTATTTCCCGCTTATTTGAAAAACAATCTTTTGCCTTTGGTGTCTATTTTACCATTGGTGGATTAGGTGGTGTTGCTGGACCTTGGATATACTTTTTAGCAACCCATTTATGGCATACATGGCGAATGCACTGGCTTATTTCAGCGATCACACTCACTGTTGTTACTCTTCTCACTATCTTATTTTTACGCGAAGGCACTAAAGAGCAAGAGCACGCCAAAAAAATTAGCCAACTTCAAACCACAAAACGTATCTATCAAACTAAAGAGATTTGGACGGCTCGTCATGCTTTAAGAACATGGCAATTTTATGTTATTGCAGCTACTTACACGGCTTTTTTATGGTGTGGGATCACGGTCAATAGTTTTGCTGTTGCACATATTATTGAAAATGGTTTTGGTGAAACTATTGCTGCAACACTCTTAAGTAGTATGGCTTTTATCAATGCTTTTTCACGCTTAGCGGGTGGAGCTATTGGTGAATGGTTAGAACCTAAAAA
It includes:
- the ppiB gene encoding peptidylprolyl isomerase B; translation: MVTFHTNYGDIVINTFADKAPATVENFLDYCKEGFYDNTIFHRVINGFMIQGGGFEPGMNQKATKAPVRNEANNGLANNRGTLAMARTNDPHSATAQFFINVADNDFLNFRAENANGWGYCVFAEVVEGMDVVDKIKAVSTGRSGFHQDVPREDIVIKSVTVSE
- the folD gene encoding bifunctional methylenetetrahydrofolate dehydrogenase/methenyltetrahydrofolate cyclohydrolase FolD; this encodes MSARIIDGKSIAQTIRSEVAEKVKQRINAGKRAPGLAVILVGDNPASQIYVGSKRRACEEVGFISRSYDLPDTTSEADLLNLIDQLNADNTIDGILVQLPLPAGIDNVKVLERIHPDKDVDGFHPYNIGRLCQRAPKLRPCTPRGIVTLLERCNIPMNGLNAVIIGASNIVGRPMSLELLLAGCTTTVTHRFTKDLRFHVEHADLVVVAVGKPNFIPGEWIKPGAIVIDVGINRLESGKVVGDVDFEAASQRAGWISPVPGGVGPMTVATLIQNTLQACEEYHDPETGNN
- a CDS encoding GNAT family N-acetyltransferase, yielding MVFTLTKITENDWDFFRKLYADAGIMRFISDPLNEQQIKDAFDSRLPEWNIESSHWLCFVIRRKVDGLPMGLTGLVILDNVEPVAEVGYIIASEFSGMSLATDSLSALLSLPELSAISRYQAVITSGNNASVRVLEKNGFTLKEIIKDNYTIGGVMFDDCIYMLNKKLS
- the fruK gene encoding 1-phosphofructokinase, with the protein product MKRRVATITLNPAYDLVGLSNPIELGEVNRVKTAGFHAAGKGINVAKVLKSLGVDVTVGGFLGKENQDGFQKEFSDSGIANRFQMVEGRTRINVKLTEPNGKVTDFNFSGFEITKQDWTRFVNDTLSWAGQFDMICVSGSVPPSVDLNDFTAWMTRLRGECMCLIFDSSRDAFVAGLKASPWLVKPNHHELEIWAGRPLPELSDVVQAAQTLRQQGIAHVVISLGEQGAMWVNASGAWMAKPPKCDVVSTVGAGDSMVGGLIYGLMMRQTSEHTLRLATAVSALAVSQTNVGIHDREQLAKMMAEVELTPLKL
- a CDS encoding DUF523 domain-containing protein yields the protein MKNKILVSACLMGFKVRYNDTEKAQLNTVFEQWQQEQRLVIHCPELAAGLPTPRASAEILEADGYQVMQNSAKVIENTGNDVTAHYQLAAWLALRTALDSNCIVALLTDKSPTCGSQYIYDGNFSGVTKQGEGVATTLLRQHGIKVFSENQLDELIDWVENWGKENIIL
- the cysS gene encoding cysteine--tRNA ligase — protein: MLKIFNTLTRQKEEFKPIHAGKIGMYVCGITIYDLCHIGHGRTFVAFDAITRYLRYLGYDVNYVRNVTDVDDKIIKRAIENNETCEQLTTRMLAEMHKDFDALNIARPDSEPRATHHIAEIIELTEALIKRGHAYVADNGDVMFAIDTDPDYGLLSRQDLEQLQAGARVEVANVKRNPMDFVLWKMSKPGEPSWESPWGEGRPGWHIECSAMNGKELGHHFDIHGGGSDLMFPHHENEIAQSTCAHDGPYVNYWMHSGMVMVDKEKMSKSLNNFFTIRDVLAYYDAETVRYFLLSGHYRSQLNYTEENLKQARTALERLYTSLRGTDANAQPAGGEAFEAQFIDAMNDDFNTPEAYSVLFDLAREVNRLKSVDMNAANGLAAVLRKLAKVLGLLEQEPEYFLQSGAKADDAGEVEKIESLIQQRNDARKNKDWAAADVARDALTAMGIVLEDGPQGTVWRRNN
- a CDS encoding helix-turn-helix domain-containing protein; amino-acid sequence: MSSINIVVGQRIKQKRKQLKITGIEMARRLGISQQHYSRLENGHLKITVDQLIAIALILRISPQSLLITPEIMSPMLNAWAETTLSSNEIVISRNKKRRNLR
- the ybcJ gene encoding ribosome-associated protein YbcJ; this encodes METFQLDGHDYVELCDLLKLQGWTESGASAKSVIAEGLVSVDGEIETRKRCKIVAGKVVTYGEFSVSVSK